A window of the Acidobacteriota bacterium genome harbors these coding sequences:
- a CDS encoding FecR domain-containing protein yields MNRSGDDSRIRREYFDWYVISKKTLYMIGAGLILILIIIGIALYRYFNPPGPVDPDVVINEEIRLVQTSGNVTIYRANNGNVELAVPGMSLYEGDRIQTGSGSTASLQFIDGSTLRIKENSTVVVKQNSREVKTEKTQVESNVAFGTVNMSNPASAPASGSVNNVTAPGVSVSFQSGTQGTINYDGQTTKVVSEKGNLNVVTDAGTAQVISENRGSEFKDGAKVNDIAYLPSPKLRSPENSELRSFNRGTSPEILFTWSPVPGAVSYNFQIATSNSFVKSTIIAERNQRGTSTSNVFRPYDGNYYWRVQGVEGNGKEGIWSNEQRLQIVIRASGGKDTPIYLPRPTYREIGRGIYEVTGETEPGVQLRINGKNVPVGPDGKYMANVDLNGNQSVMFVAQDSQGRTRTENYPPR; encoded by the coding sequence GTGAACAGATCAGGTGATGATTCCCGCATTCGTCGGGAGTATTTTGATTGGTATGTCATTTCAAAGAAAACCCTGTACATGATTGGGGCAGGATTGATCCTGATTTTGATCATAATTGGTATTGCTCTTTACCGATATTTCAATCCTCCAGGTCCTGTAGACCCAGATGTAGTTATCAATGAAGAAATCCGCCTCGTTCAAACCAGTGGCAATGTAACCATTTACCGGGCCAATAATGGCAACGTTGAACTGGCAGTCCCTGGTATGTCGCTCTATGAAGGCGACCGGATCCAGACCGGGTCTGGTTCCACTGCCTCACTCCAATTTATTGACGGCAGCACCCTCCGCATCAAAGAAAACTCCACCGTTGTCGTGAAGCAAAATAGCAGGGAGGTCAAAACCGAAAAAACCCAGGTTGAAAGCAATGTGGCGTTTGGTACGGTGAATATGTCGAATCCGGCGTCAGCCCCAGCCTCCGGAAGTGTCAATAACGTGACGGCTCCTGGCGTATCCGTTTCGTTCCAAAGTGGAACTCAGGGGACAATTAACTATGACGGTCAGACCACGAAAGTGGTATCGGAAAAAGGCAATTTGAATGTGGTGACCGATGCCGGGACCGCACAGGTCATCTCTGAAAACCGGGGGAGTGAGTTTAAGGACGGCGCCAAAGTCAATGATATTGCCTATTTACCAAGTCCGAAGCTGAGATCTCCTGAAAATTCTGAACTGCGGAGTTTTAACCGGGGAACATCACCTGAAATTCTATTTACCTGGAGTCCGGTTCCAGGGGCTGTCAGTTATAATTTCCAGATTGCAACTTCAAATTCCTTTGTCAAGAGCACCATCATTGCCGAGCGGAACCAGCGTGGTACCTCAACCAGCAATGTCTTTCGACCATATGATGGAAACTACTACTGGCGGGTTCAGGGCGTGGAAGGCAACGGCAAAGAGGGAATCTGGTCCAATGAACAGCGCTTGCAAATCGTGATTCGGGCAAGCGGTGGCAAGGATACGCCCATTTATCTCCCCAGACCAACTTATCGTGAAATTGGGCGAGGGATTTATGAAGTGACCGGTGAAACCGAACCTGGGGTTCAGTTGCGAATCAACGGCAAAAACGTCCCGGTTGGCCCGGATGGAAAATATATGGCCAACGTGGATTTAAACGGAAATCAATCCGTCATGTTTGTGGCACAGGATTCACAGGGACGAACTCGAACCGAAAATTATCCACCTCGGTAA